One genomic segment of Cinclus cinclus chromosome 33, bCinCin1.1, whole genome shotgun sequence includes these proteins:
- the RCOR2 gene encoding REST corepressor 2 → MPSVMEKPSGILSRSRAKAGGGAGPPHSEDEASEDEHAHDSMIRVGADYQAVIPDCKPESPARYSNKELKGMLVWAPNHCVSDAKLDRYIAMAKDKHGYNIEQALGMLLWHKHDVEKSLADLANFTPFPDEWTVEDKVLFEQAFSFHGKSFARIQQMLPDKLIPSLVKYYYSWKKTRSRTSVMDRQARRLLGRRDRDDSNDETDEQRPNADGDVEPVDPKKEAGPRPKAEPQYRHHPPARQRRRPPRGMRLSREDVAEVTANPDLGARALRQLDCQLVALKRQVQRIKQINSGLRQALDGGLDGLRPPEGSSKFSSRWTTDEQLLVVQALRRYGRDFPAVAAVLGNKTAAQVRSFVLGPRRRLGLERLLQERQGQGEPPGERPEPGEDEEVQIMGVSRPAPPPSAASRPPAPPPLLRPAPPPAPPPALPRPPPPLQPGRAPPPLLRPGHAPSARPRPPAAGHAPPR, encoded by the exons ATGCCGTCGGTGATGGAGAAGCCCTCGGGGATCCTGTCCCGCAGCCGGGCCAAGGcggggggcggcgcggggcccCCCCACTCCGAGGACGAGGCCAGCGAGGACGAGCACGCCCACG ACAGCATGATCCGGGTGGGAGCCGACTACCAGGCAGTGATTCCCGACTGCAAACCAG AGAGCCCCGCCCGCTACAGCAACAAGGAGCTGAAGGGGATGCTGGTGTGGGCCCCCAACCACTGCGTGTCCGACGCCAAAC TGGACAGGTACATCGCCATGGCCAAGGACAAGCACGGCTACAACATCGAGCAG gctctggggatgctgctgtggCACAAACACGACGTGGAGAAGTCCTTGGCCGACCTGGCCAACTTCACGCCCTTCCCGGACGAGTGGACGGTGGAGGACAAGGTTCTGTTCGAGCAGGCCTTCAGCTTCCACGGCAAGAGCTTCGCCCGCATCCAGCAGATG CTCCCGGACAAGCTCATTCCCAGCCTGGTCAAGTATTATTACTCCTGGAAGAAAACCCGGTCCCGCACCAGCGTCATGGACCGCCAGGCCCGGCGCCTGCTGGGCCGCCGGGACCGCGACGACAG CAACGACGAGACCGACGAGCAGCGACCCAACGCCGATGGGGACGTGGAGCCTGTGGACCCCAAAAAAGAG GCGGGGCCGCGCCCCAAGGCGGAGCCGCAGTACCGGCACCACCCCCCGGCCCGGCAGcggcgccgcccgccccgcgggATGCGCCTGAGCCGCGAGGACGTGGCCGAGGTGACGGCAAACCCCGACCTGGGGGCGCGGGCCCTGCGCCAGCTCGACTGCCAGCTGGTGGCCCTGAAACGCCAG GTGCAGCGCATCAAGCAGATCAACAGTGGCCTCAGGCAGGCTCTGGACGGGGGCCTGGACGGGCTGCGGCCGCCTGAG ggcagcagcaagTTCAGCTCCCGCTGGACGACAGACgagcagctgctggtggtgcagg ccctgcgcCGCTACGGCCGCGATTTCCCGGCGGTGGCGGCCGTGCTGGGGAACAAAACGGCGGCGCAGGTTCGGAGCTTCGTGCTGGGCCCCCGGCGCCGCCTCGGCCTCGAGCGGCTCCTGCAGGAGCGCCAGGGCCAGGGGGAGCCCCCGGGGGAGCGCCCCGAGCctggtgaggatgaggag GTGCAGATCATGGGTGTgtcccgcccggccccgccccccaGTGCAGCCTCACGCCCACCGGCCCCACCCCCACTGCTGCgtccggccccgcccccggccccgccccccgcgcTGCCGCGGCCACCGCCCCCCCTCCAGCCTGGCCGGGCCCCGCCCCCGCTGCTCCGTCCTGGTCACGCCCCTTCCGCCAGGCCACGCCCCCCGGCCGCCGGCCACGCCCCACCCC